The Acidimicrobiales bacterium genome contains the following window.
AGCAGGTGGCCGCCTACTTGCAGATCTGTGAGCGCAGCGTGGACAACCACGTCGAGAGCGGCGAGCTCCCCGCACCGAAGCGCCTGGGGCGCAGCACCCGCTGGCACCCCCAGACGGTGAGGGATTCCGTCGCCGCCGGCGACCGTCCGGTGACCCACACCGCCAAGCGACCCAAGCGAAAGGTCCACCAACGTGTCCGGTAGCAACAA
Protein-coding sequences here:
- a CDS encoding helix-turn-helix domain-containing protein; this translates as MTTTESALTETSWTKKQVAAYLQICERSVDNHVESGELPAPKRLGRSTRWHPQTVRDSVAAGDRPVTHTAKRPKRKVHQRVR